The Arachis ipaensis cultivar K30076 chromosome B05, Araip1.1, whole genome shotgun sequence nucleotide sequence TAAGTTTTGTTGGGAAATCTCTCTTTTAGTATTGTAAGTGGTCCATCGTGgacccaaatcctaattttcatgAAATGAAATTCTACCTTTGAGAAAAAAAACAAGGATGAAAGCCATGTCAAGCCTCAACCTAAGTCAACCACCAATACAAGATCAAAATCAgtttcataaatatgaaatattcAGCAATAAAGCTATATCATAGTCAAACAtctaattgaaaataaataataaataaataaatgcaataatTATGCAAATAAATTTACCAAATAAAATCAACTGCAATTCCAAAGAATTCTATATTGTttcacttttaagttttaacattCCCATCTCAAACACCACAAAACAAAACTCAAAGCTAGTAACTTTTTTCAAAATGCTAATAAACAGAGACAATAGAATAATGTCTACACAAGAAATAACGAGGTAATTTATCTAAGAATTAACAGAAAAACATTCTCCGAAAAAATACTTCATAATGTACATATTTTCAACAGAAGCAATTTCCACGCAATACAACTGAGTAGCATTAAGAAAATGGCCAAAAATTTTGAGATAAATGAACCATATTAACCTTGACTCAATGTTGCTTAGGTTGATGAAAAAAGGGGACATGCATTTTAGAAGGTGGGTTTATTTTTAAGATGGAAGTGAAAACTATATAGCCGGAGAATAAATCCTTATTACCTACTTAAATTTCCTTTTACGACAATTCCCAGAGGATTCAATCAAATAAACAATAGCTCATGGTTGCTTATGATAAAACAGTCATAGGAATTAGtttgatattatatatatatatttggtacCTACAAAGTTACGGAAAAATAAGTTGCACAACAGAATAACAGAGaacaaacaacaaaacaaaattttcaaTCATTTTAGTTTTGCTTAGTTTGTAGCATGATAAATATATGATCTCAGAGAATAACAGTAAAGAACACTCGATTGCTATAAACAGATCTTAAACACTAAATCTGTAAGCTATAACTAGGAATATAATCTAAAGAATCAATAAAGTAGTGGAATTAAAAAGGATGATAGCAATTGCAAAAATCGAAAGTGCAAAATTATATTGATGTCATGGCATTGCCAAAGTCCTCTGACCCGACAGACACAGAATTTACAAAACTATGATACATATTCAGCAACAATGAGATGCAATTTCAATTTGAGTTGATGTATCTTACCTTCTTTTATCAATTCAATAAGCCTCTAGCAACCATTTCCTGAAGAAGTTTCTCCGCCATGtcattctcatctttttcaaacaaAGCACGGATAACAGTTTCAAAAGTCACAGCATCTGGTAAGAAACCATTGCCTTCCATTTTTGACAAGAGTGCCAATGCTTCTTCAAACAAGCCCTCTTTGCAGAGCCCATTGATCATAATATTGTATGTCCTCACATTTGGACGATAGCCTTTAACGGAAAGATCTTGAAAAATCTCTTTTGCATCTATAAGTCTTCCACCTTTGCATAGGCCATCTATAAGTATATTGTAAGTGAATATATCTGCCTTGTTAGGTTGTTGGTTTTTGAGCATCCCATCCAACAACGAATTGTAAGTGACTACATTAGCGGGTTGACCTCTATCATGCATCTCGACAAGAAGCTCCAAAGCACGGGagattctctttgatttgctcaaGCCATCAATAAGAGTGNNNNNNNNNNNNNNNNNNNNNNNNNNNNNNNNNNNNNNNNNNNNNNNNNNNNNNNNNNNNNNNNNNNNNNNNNNNNNNNNNNNNNNNNNNNNNNNNNNNNNNNNNNNNNNNNNNNNNNNNNNNNNNNNNNNNNNNNNNNNNNNNNNNNNNNNNNNNNNNNNNNNNNNNNNNNNNNNNNNNNNNNNNNNNNNNNNNNNNNNNNNNNNNNNNNNNNNNNNNNNNNNNNNNNNNNNNNNNNNNNNNNNNNNNNNNNNNNNNNNNNNNNNNNNNNNNNNNNNNNNNNNNNNNNNNNNNNNNNNNNNNNNNNNNNNNNNNNNNNNNNNNNNNNNNNNNNNNNNNNNNNNNNNNNNNNNNNNNNNNNNNNNNNNNNNNNNNNNNNNNNNNNNNNNNNNNNNNNNNNNNNNNNNNNNNNNNNNNNNNNNNNNNNNNNNNNNNNNNNNNNNNNNNNNNNNNNNNNNNNNNNNNNNNNNNNNNNNNNNNNNNNNNNNNNNNNNNNNNNNNNNNNNNNNNNNNNNNNNNNNNNNNNNNNNNNNNNNNNNNNNNNNNNNNNNNNNNNNNNNNNNNNNNNNNNNNNNNNNNNNNNNNNNNNNNNNNNNNNNNNNNNNNNNNNNNNNNNNNNNNNNNNNNNNNNNNNNNNNNNNNNNNNNNNNNNNNNNNNNNNNNNNNNNNNNNNNNNNNNNNNNNNNNNNNNNNNNNNNNNNNNNNNNNNNNNNNNNNNNNNNNNNNNNNNNNNNNNNNNNNNNNNNNNNNNNNNNNNNNNNNNNNNNNNNNNNNNNNNNNNNNNNNNNNNNNNNNNNNNNNNNNNNNNNNNNNNNNNNNNNNNNNNNNNNNNNNNNNNNNNNNNNNNNNNNNNNNNNNNNNNNNNNNNNNNNNNNNNNNNNNNNNNNNNNNNNNNNNNNNNNNNNNNNNNNNNNNNNNNNNNNNNNNNNNNNNNNNNNNNNNNNNNNNNNNNNNNNNNNNNNNNNNNNNNNNNNNNNNNNNNNNNNNNNNNNNNNNNNNNNNNNNNNNNNNNNNNNNNNNNNNNNNNNNNNNNNNNNNNNNNNNNNNNNNNNNNNNNNNNNNNNNNNNNNNNNNNNNNNNNNNNNNNNNNNNNNNNNNNNNNNNNNNNNNNNNNNNNNNNNNNNNNNNNNNNNNNNNNNNNNNNNNNNNNNNNNNNNNNNNNNNNNNNNNNNNNNNNNNNNNNNNNNNNNNNNNNNNNNNNNNNNNNNNNNNNNNNNNNNNNNNNNNNNNNNNNNNNNNNNNNNNNNNNNNNNNNNNNNNNNNNNNNNNNNNNNNNNNNNNNNNNNNNNNNNNNNNNNNNNNNNNNNNNNNNNNNNNNNNNNNNNNNNNNNNNNNNNNNNNNNNNNNNNNNNNNNNNNNNNNNNNNNNNNNNNNNNNNNNNNNNNNNNNNNNNNNNNNNNNNNNNNNNNNNNNNNNNNNNNNNNNNNNNNNNNNNNNNNNNNNNNNNNNNNNNNNNNNNNNNNNNNNNNNNNNNNNNNNNNNNNNNNNNNNNNNNNNNNNNNNNNNNNNNNNNNNNNNNNNNNNNNNNNNNNNNNNNNNNNNNNNCTAAAGAATCAATAAAGTAGTGGAATTAAAAAGGATGATAGCAATTGCAAAAATTGAAAGTTCAAAATTAACTGAATAAAAATGAGAAAATCAAGACATCAGTGGTATTGATGTTATGGCATTGCCAAAGTTCTCTGACCCAACAGATACAGAATTTACAGAACTATGATACATATTCAGCAACAATAGAGATGTGATTTCAATTTGAGTTGATGTATCTTACTTTCTTTCATCCATTCAATAAGCCTCTAGCAATCATTTCCCGAAGAAGTTTCTCCGCCATGtcattctcatctttttcaaacaaAGCACGAATAATAGTTTCAAAAGTCACAGCATCTGGTAAGCAACCATTGCCTTCCATTTTTGACAAGAGTGCCAATGCTTCTTCAAACAAGCCCTCTTTGCAGAGCCCATTGATCATAATATTGTATGTCCTCACATTTGGACGATAGCCTTTAACGGAAAGATCTTGAAAAATCTCTTTTGCATCTATAAGTCTTCCACCTTTGCATAGGCCATCTATAAGTATATTGTAAGTGAATATATCTGTATCAATGGCACACTCTATCATTTGATTGAATAACATAAATGCCTCGTTAGGTTGTTGGTTTTTGAACATCCCATCCAACAACGAATTGTAAGTGACTACATTAGCGGGTTGACCTCTATGATGCATCTCGATAAGAAGCTCCAAAGCACGGGagattctctttgatttgctcaaGCCATCAATAAGAGTGCTGTAAGTTACCGTGTCTGGAACCAAGTTCTTGCGACGCATTTTTTTAAAGAGATTCAAGGCTTCATCGACCATTTTACTTTTGCAAAAGCCATTAATCATGATATTGTAACTTNNNNNNNNNNNNNNNNNNNNNNNNNNNNNNNNNNNNNNNNNNNNNNNNNNNNNNNNNNNNNNNNNNNNNNNNNNNNNNNNNNNNNNNNNNNNNNNNNNNNNNNNNNNNNNNNNNNNNNNNNNNNNNNNNNNNNNNNNNNNNNNNNNNNNNNNNNNNNNNNNNNNNNNNNNNNNNNNNNNNNNNNNNNNNNNNNNNNNNNNNNNNNNNNNNNNNNNNNNNNNNNNNNNNNNNNNNNNNNNNNNNNNNNNNNNNNNNNNNNNNNNNNNNNNNNNNNNNNNNNNNNNNNNNNNNNNNNNNNNNNNNNNNNNNNNNNNNNNNNNNNNNNNNNNNNNNNNNNNNNNNNNNNNNNNNNNNNNNNNNNNNNNNNNNNNNNNNNNNNNNNNNNNNNNNNNNNNNNNNNNNNNNNNNNNNNNNNNNNNNNNNNNNNNNNNNNNNNNNNNNNNNNNNNNNNNNNNNNNNNNNNNNNNNNNNNNNNNNNNNNNNNNNNNNNNNNNNNNNNNNNNNNNNNNNNNNNNNNNNNNNNNNNNNNNNNNNNNNNNNNNNNNNNNNNNNNNNNNNNNNNNNNNNNNNNNNNNNNNNNNNNNNNNNNNNNNNNNNNNNNNNNNNNNNNNNNNNNNNNNNNNNNNNNNNNNNNNNNNNNNNNNNNNNNNNNNNNNNNNNNNNNNNNNNNNNNNNNNNNNNNNNNNNNNNNNNNNNNNNNNNNNNNNNNNNNNNNNNNNNNNNNNNNNNNNNNNNNNNNNNNNNNNNNNNNNNNNNNNNNNNNNNNNNNNNNNNNNNNNNNNNNNNNNNNNNNNNNNNNNNNNNNNNNNNNNNNNNNNNNNNNNNNNNNNNNNNNNNNNNNNNNNNNNNNNNNNNNNNNNNNNNNNNNNNNNNNNNNNNNNNNNNNNNNNNNNNNNNNNNNNNNNNNNNNNNNNNNNNNNNNNNNNNNNNNNNNNNNNNNNNNNNNNNNNNNNNNNNNNNNNNNNNNNNNNNNNNNNNNNNNNNNNNNNNNNNNNNNNNNNNNNNNNNNNNNNNNNNNNNNNNNNNNNNNNNNNNNNNNNNNNNNNNNNNNNNNNNNNNNNNNNNNNNNNNNNNNNNNNNNNNNNNNNNNNNNNNNNNNNNNNNNNNNNNNNNNNNNNNNNNNNNNNNNNNNNNNNNNNNNNNNNNNNNNNNNNNNNNNNNNNNNNNNNNNNNNNNNNNNNNNNNNNNNNNNNNNNNNNNNNNNNNNNNNNNNNNNNNNNNNNNNNNNNNNNNNNNNNNNNNNNNNNNNNNNNNNNNNNNNNNNNNNNNNNNNNNNNNNNNNNNNNNNNNNNNNNNNNNNNNNNNNNNNNNNNNNNNNNNNNNNNNNNNNNNNNNNNNNNNNNNNNNNNNNNNNNNNNNNNNNNNNNNNNNNNNNNNNNNNNNNNNNNNNNNNNNNNNNNNNNNNNNNNNNNNNNNNNNNNNNNNNNNNNNNNNNNNNNNNNNNNNNNNNNNNNNNNNNNNNNNNNNNNNNNNNNNNNNNNNNNNNNNNNNNNNNNNNNNNNNNNNNNNNNNNNNNNNNNNNNNNNNNNNNNNNNNNNNNNNNNNNNNNNNNNNNNNNNNNNNNNNNNNNNNNNNNNNNNNNNNNNNNNNNNNNNNNNNNNNNNNNNNNNNNNNNNNNNNNNNNNNNNNNNNNNNNNNNNNNNNNNNNNNNNNNNNNNNNNNNNNNNNNNNNNNNNNNNNNNNNNNNNNNNNNNNNNNNNNNNNNNNNNNNNNNNNNNNNNNNNNTGAATATATATTTTGCCTTATTTACCTGATTAACCAAACAATATCCATCCATTAAGCTGGTATAAGTAACTACATCTGGTTTCACACCATGTTTTGCCATTACTGCCAATACACTCTTAGCATCTTTGATCTTTCCTTCCTTGCATAGCCCATCGTTCAAAATACTATAGGTACGAACATTTGGAGTAACGTTTCTAAGCACCATATCACTTAACAAATCAATGGCTTCCTTATATTGACCCTCGAGACACAATCCAAAAATGAGAGAACTGTATGTGATAACATTAGGAGAAATTCCCTTAGCAAGCATTTTAGAGTATAAATGAAAAGCCTGACTTACAAGTGTATCCTTGCAGAGGCTATCAATAATTGCGCTGTACATGAAGACATTAGGAGCAATGCCATACCGTGGGATCTTTCTCAACACTTGAATAGCAGCTGATGTGACTTGGTCGAAGTGAAATCCATAAGCCAGCATTGTGGCATGAAAGTGCAGTGCTTTTTCAACATCCCCACAGAGACAGAGGCCTTTCAGGTTACGGCATCAGGCTGAAAACCCATCCTGAAAATCTTGGCGAAAGCAGAGAAAGCAAGCGTCATACGACTCATGGCGCAACAACAATTGATTAAGATGTTCAAAGTAACCAAGTCGGGAGCGATTCCCCTGGCTTGCAATTGCTGAAAAAGGGAAATGGCGGTGGGGAAATGGTTGGTCTTGGCAAGAGATCCCAAAATCTTGGTGAATTGGATGATGGATGGAGGGCGACGCATAGAGAGCATGCGAGTGAAGGAATCAACAGCTTCATGAACTTCACGAAGGGATGGGGGCTCAGAATGAGAGTGAAGGGATGAAGAGGAAGGGAAGGAAACAAAATTAGGGATTCGGAGAAGAGAATACCTAAAAATCAAAGTGATCGTTGAGGTTGAGGACGACAACATTTTAGTGATTCGCACTTTCGCTGTTGTCTAAGTTTTCTAACACCCCCCATACTAATGAAAGGTCTCTAGACTCCAGTCCCGTTTTACTTGGttctattgatttttttttttatcaattttatgaATTGGACGTATATACCAAATAAATTACAAGGCTTGGGGGTTACTGGTTTCATTATGCTCGAGAAAAAAAAGGTGATCTATCAAACAACGACGcaataacaataaaatttaattattttgttaatcaAAATTTTGGaatctaaaaaattataattaaatttttataattaaatctttattaattattatttaaaggtTAAATTATAtcactaatttttatattttttactaaaattacaaattagtctttacattttaaaaatttataattatatttctgTACAAAATATAATTTTGTTGTAATTAAGTCTTTAATAacatttatcataaaaaaaatgcacattTATTAAAatgttcttttcttcttttttttctcttttttttttccttctcttgcatttttgttcttctttAACAATAATACGACTTTAACAACAACAATGCCGAAATCATTGCTGATGATCAAATTTATGAACACAcagtaaaaactaaaattaacGAAAATTATACAAACTATCACGATAATATGAACTATTATCATGAAtgaactcaattcaattcattccaattatatttaaattatcaataaTTAAAATCTTTCTCTCATCATAAACAAAATCCTTCTCTCTAACAACTCAATTTTACTAATCAAATCCCTCATAGtaaaagtcacaaaaaaaaaatccctCATAGTATGTCTTTGGATCCCACCCATAGACACATACCGATCCAAGAATTTACGATCCATCAACGTCTTTTCCTCCACTGCTCCAACACCATCACCGCCATCAACCTCAAACGCACCATTTTGGAACGCAGGAAGCTCCTCATCCTCTTCCCTTTCCATAACGTCTGCCAATGCCTCACCGCCAAGCCGTTTTTGAAATTAATGGTGGTAGTGTCAGAAACACGACGTTATTTTGGCAGAATCAAAGACTTTCATTGGCGTAGGGACTAATTTACAATTTTATTAAAGTATAGGGATCAACTGTGTAAtttaatcttatttaaattttttaaataattttaaaatatttacttttaaaataaatagtattttttaattaaaaaaaatgagatgATCTNNNNNNNNNNNNNNNNNNNNNNNNNNNNNNNNNNNNNNNNNNNNNNNNNNNNNNNNNNNNNNNNNNNNNNNNNNNNNNNNNNNNNNNNNNNNNNNNNNNNNNNNNNNNNNNNNNNNNNNNNNNNNNNNNNNNNNNNNNNNNNNNNNNNNNNNNNNNNNNNNNNNNNNNNNNNNNNNNNNNNNNNNNNNNNNNNNNNNNNNNNNNNNNNNNNNNNNNNNNNNNNNNNNNNNNNNNNNNNNNNNNNNNNNNNNNNNNNNNNNNNNNNNNNNNNNNNNNNNNNNNNNNNNNNNNNNNNNNNNNNNNNNNNNNNNNNNNNNNNNNNNNNNNNNNNNNNNNNNNNNNNNNNNNNNNNNNNNNNNNNNNNNNNNNNNNNNNNNNNNNNNNNNNNNNNNNNNNNNNNNNNNNNNNNNNNNNNNNNNNNNNNNNNNNNNNNNNNNNNNNNNNNNNNNNNNNNNNNNNNNNNNNNNNNNNNNNNNNNNNNNNNNNNNNNNNNNNNNNNNNNNNNNNNNNNNNNNNNNNNNNNNNNNNNNNNNNNNNNNNNNNNNNNNNNNNNNNNNNNNNNNNNNNNNNNNNNNNNNNNNNNNNNNNNNNNNNNNNNNNNNNNNNNNNNNNNNNNNNNNNNNNNNNNN carries:
- the LOC107644153 gene encoding pentatricopeptide repeat-containing protein At1g63330-like, translated to MINGFCKSKMVDEALNLFKKMRRKNLVPDTVTYSTLIDGLSKSKRISRALELLIEMHHRGQPANVVTYNSLLDGMFKNQQPNEAFMLFNQMIECAIDTDIFTYNILIDGLCKGGRLIDAKEIFQDLSVKGYRPNVRTYNIMINGLCKEGLFEEALALLSKMEGNGCLPDAVTFETIIRALFEKDENDMAEKLLREMIARGLLNG